In one window of Pseudomonadota bacterium DNA:
- the xseB gene encoding exodeoxyribonuclease VII small subunit produces the protein MAKMTFETAMNQLENIVNELESGNLSLEDSIKKFEEGIKLSKYCSAKLDETEKKITLLLKDQDGNITEKEFSPEKVSE, from the coding sequence ATGGCAAAGATGACATTTGAAACAGCAATGAATCAACTCGAAAATATAGTAAACGAACTTGAATCAGGAAACCTTTCTCTGGAAGACTCAATAAAAAAATTTGAAGAAGGAATCAAACTTTCTAAATATTGTTCTGCCAAGCTTGATGAAACCGAAAAAAAGATTACCCTACTTTTAAAAGATCAGGATGGAAATATTACCGAAAAGGAATTCTCACCTGAAAAGGTATCAGAATGA
- a CDS encoding polyprenyl synthetase family protein, translated as MTNNDFDLKSYFADKTIIIKNELTKIINGSNVSGQLLRAMEYSLLSEGKRIRPILCIAAAESVGGKQSDILPAACAIEMIHAYSLIHDDLPAIDNDLLRRGKPTCHAAFNEATAILAGDALLTLAFQVLSSVKLQNNTDSVIWLKIIHSISTAAGYMGMIEGQMRDIASENSQISLLELENLHSLKTGALITASVEAGAILANASFDQIEQLKVYSEKIGLAFQIADDLLNIHGDPNITGKPVGTDKARKKSTYPSLLGIVESEHYAKKLIKEALHALALFDNKSDPLRAIALYIIERKR; from the coding sequence ATGACAAATAATGATTTTGACCTCAAATCATACTTTGCAGACAAAACGATTATAATAAAAAATGAATTAACTAAAATTATTAATGGATCTAATGTATCCGGGCAATTATTAAGGGCTATGGAATATTCCTTACTGTCTGAAGGAAAAAGAATAAGGCCAATCCTTTGCATTGCTGCGGCCGAATCTGTAGGCGGTAAACAATCAGATATTTTACCCGCAGCCTGCGCTATTGAAATGATTCACGCATATTCTTTAATACATGATGACCTTCCTGCTATTGATAACGATTTATTAAGAAGAGGAAAACCAACATGCCACGCTGCTTTTAATGAAGCTACAGCTATCCTTGCAGGTGATGCTTTGCTTACACTGGCATTTCAGGTGCTATCATCAGTTAAATTGCAAAATAATACGGATAGCGTAATATGGTTAAAAATAATACATTCCATTTCAACTGCGGCAGGTTATATGGGAATGATTGAAGGACAGATGAGAGATATTGCTTCGGAAAATAGCCAGATCTCTTTGCTGGAGCTGGAAAATTTACATTCTTTAAAAACCGGAGCTCTTATTACAGCATCTGTTGAAGCAGGAGCAATATTGGCAAATGCAAGTTTTGATCAAATCGAACAGTTAAAAGTATATTCAGAAAAAATTGGATTAGCCTTTCAAATAGCGGATGATCTTCTTAATATACATGGTGATCCAAATATTACCGGCAAACCCGTAGGAACCGATAAAGCACGTAAAAAAAGCACCTACCCTTCCCTTCTTGGTATTGTAGAATCAGAGCATTATGCAAAAAAACTGATAAAAGAAGCCTTGCATGCGCTTGCATTATTTGATAATAAATCAGACCCTCTTAGAGCTATTGCATTATATATTATTGAAAGAAAACGATAA